GCGCCATCGAGCTGCGGAAGGAAATCCCGGGCGACACCACCGAGGAAAACGTCCGCTGGGGCCTCGCCGCCAGCTTGATGAACCGCGGTGACGTGCTGCACCGGCTCGGTGAGCGCAACGAGGAAGCCCGCGCGACCTACGACGAAGCCATCGCCCTGCTGGAGCAGATGGACTGGCAGACGAATGCCGGTGTCCTTCAACGCCTCGCCCTCGCCTGGGCCAACCGCGGCCTGGTCGCCGAAAGCCACGACGACGCGCGCCGCTGCTTCGAGCGCTGCATCGAGCTGCTGCCCGAACCTCAGAACCCGGCCCAGCTCCTGACCCTCTGCAACGCCTTGCTCAATCGCGGCCGTCATTCGCTCGGCGTCGCCGGCGACACGGAATCCTCCGCCGCGGACGCCCGCCAGGTGCTGGAACTCACGACTCCGCACGAGCGCGATCACCCGGCACCGGCCGAGCTGTCGCTCCAGGGTCGTCACCTGCTCGCCCACTCGCTGGTCACCTGGCTGGATTCTTCCAAAAAGGGTCCCGGCCTCGCCGAAGACTGGATCGGCGACACCACCGACACGGTGGAAGAAGCGCTTTCCGTGTTGCGCCATTGGGAGCAGCAGGGCTTCACCGGCCTGCGCCCGCTGGCCGGCGAGTTGTTCGCACTGGGCCTGCACGTCTATCGCGTGTGCCAGCCGCATTTCTTCGCCGAGTTCCTCATCGAGTCGATGGACCCCGAGGTCTCGCCCGGCGCGCCGTTCAACGACCCGATGTTCCAAGCCACCGCCGCCCGCGCGCTGCACACCGTGGTCAATGAAGTCGCCCAACGCGCCGCTTCCTCCACGCTCGAACCCGCGCAGGTGGAGAAGCAGAAGAAGATCCTCAACAGCCTGCGCGCCGCCGACCAACGCCTCGCCGCGCTGCAACAGATGATGACTCCGAAGGAGGAGGCTCCGGCGGAGGTGTGAGGCATGGAGCCAGCTTCCAGCGATCCCTATCAGCCACCCAAGGAACCGGGGCTTCCGCCGGAAAAACCACCGGTCAAGCCGAGCGGACTGATTCCGCTCGTCGGTGCAATCATACTTCTCGTGCTCGGAGGCCTTGCCACGCCCTCGCCTTTATTTGGCTTGATGTCGCTCACCTTCGCGGTCTCGGACATCGCCATGGCTTCAAGCAGACCACGGCGATTCGCCGGTGTTATCATCGCTGCCTTGTCCCTGGTGGCGATCTACCACACTTGGGACGCCTGAAGAGAGCTATCGCGCTCCTTGTTCAAGATGCTTCTTCAAAATCCGCTTCGTTTCCACAGCCGCTTCCAGGCAGTTCTGGACGCTGTGGTTGGCGGGAACGATGCATTCGCTCTCGACCTTATCCAAATGCGAGGACCAATAGGGCACGATGCCGTCGGAGCTATCCGGCGTGTCCCCTTTTCCGCGGTCACCGATCACCGAGTGGATCTTCACCCCGTTGCGGAATGGCACGCCATCGAGCGCAGCATAGGGAGGGTAGGACGGCGACAGCGAACCGATGCTGGTGAACCACCCCTTCGACGAGGTCTCCCCTTTCGTCATCACGCTGGCGAAATCGTTCAGCGTGAAATCCACCAGATCCACGGTCATGGTCTTCGGCAAGCGGATCAGCTTGCGCATCCATGTGGAAAAGAAGCGGTCGGCCAGCGGCGAGCCGCGATGGGGAGCGGCCATGAAGATCACGCGGTCCGGCGTATCGACGGGATCGTACATCGTCATGGACTTCACCGCGGCGCGCGTCTTCTCATTCGAGGTGAGCTGTTCCAGCGGACGATCCTCAAAGGCATTGTAGATCCGGTTGCCCGGTTTCTTCAGCGAGGCCTGCGTGATCACGCCGCCCATCGAGTGGCCGATCACGACCATCTTCTCCCAGCGATCGACCGGCCCCTGCTTGCGGGCGTAGCGGTCGGCCAGCTTCATCGCAAAGCGGAATTTCGCGGCATTGTAGGTCCAGTTCGTCCCGGTGGGATAGCTGAAGAACCACACCTGATAGTTCTCGCGGAACCACGGCTCGCGGTTGAGTTCGTTGTAGAGCATTTTGAAAGCCCCGGGGCTGGAATTCAAGCCGTGGACCATGATCAACGGGATGCGCTTCGGGTCATAGGGCGAGGCAACATAGAGCTCCGTCTCCTCGCTGAAACGGCTCGGCAGGAAGACCTTCTCAAGGTCGAAGTCATCCAGGTCGCTCATCTGCCAGTAGAGCGCCGATGGCGCGGACCAGTCGGCCGCGAGTTTCATCGGGCGGCTGCCGACCGCTTCCATCTTAGCCTTGCCGGGATAGCGGAAGGACCACTCCGGCGACTCGTTGTTAGAGAAACGCAGCACCGCGGTGAGATTGAGCGGCACGCCGGTTGGCGGCTCGAATTCCCAGCGCGGCTCGCCCTCCTCGGCCGTCTTTTTCCACCCGACCACCGGCACGCCCAAGCCAGCCTCGGTGTGACGCTGCCCGACATTCTTGGTGGAAACGCGCGAGGCCGGGAGGATGGCATCGAGATCCTGCAAGCGGATGCCCGCCCCAAGCGTCCGCGACTCGTCGATGGTCGTGCCCATCGCGGTGGCTTTCTCGTGGATGCTTCCACTGCCGCAGTGAAGTTGATCGAAGAGCTTGGCGACCGCATCGTTGTAGCCGAGGCGGGCTTGCTCCCGTTCCGCTGCCGTGTCCGCGGCGGCCATGCCTCGCCAGCCCTGGCGTGCTTGTTCAATGAAAACCGCCGGAGCGCCCCGCGAGGCCCGCGGCACCGCATGGCACTTCGGCGCGGACGGCGTGCCGCATTGGCATAGGAAAACGATGGCTGAAATCGCCGCGAGCCGGGTGAGGTTCATGGGTGCGCCCGAGGGATAGCGATAGGACGGCCGTTCGGCAAGATACGCGATCTTGCAGAACCACGCCGCGTGGATACTGTATTGCTATGGAAAACCTTGAAACCCTGCGAGCGAAGTTCATGGACTCCAGACCGGCCCCCATCCCGGAGGAGGCCTACGAACCCCACTATCCCCGCCGGCGGAGAACCTTGCGGGAAGACCACGCCCTGCCGATCTGGGGACGGTGGATCATCGGGCTCGCCCTGGCAGTGGTGGCTTCGGCGGTGACCTTTTACTACTTCGGCGAGGAGGCCATCGTGAGGTCGCTCCCCTCGGTGCTCCAGTGGCTCGGCTTCGTGATCGTGATCCTGGCGGCCATCGTCGTCTATTTCCTGCCCGCAATCATCGCGTGGAACTATCGCATCCGCCGTTCCGGCGCGATCCTGGCGCTGAATTTCCTGCTCGGCTGGACCTTCATCGGCTGGGCGGGTGCCTTTGTCTGGGCCATCGCGGAGGTCGAGAGCCAGTGACCCGTCACAACCGTCCCGCTGCCTTGATGTCGAGGTAGCGGTTCGCCAGCGCGATCGGGAACTGCTGCGCCGGCACGTCTAGCGTGAGGATGCCGAACCCTTGGAGCGTCGCGAGCACCTCGGCCCTCTCGGCGTCGTAACGCTCGGCCGCGGCAAAGCGCAGGGCGTCGGAAAATTCGTCGATCCGCTTCGTCCGCGCGTCCTCCACCGAGCGTTCGCGCAGGCTGGCAAGCATCACGAGGTGCTTGGAACGCAGCAACCGCAACGCGGGCACCAGTTCGGAAGAATCCTCGCCGCGGAGATTCGTCATCACTACCACCAGCGCCCGGCGTTTTTGCCGGGCCAGAAGGTTCTCCACCGCCGCGGCAAAGTCGCTCGGCTCCGGCGTCGTCTGGTAGTCGAAGAGGTGATTGAGCAGGACCGACATCGAATGCGCGCCCTTCACCGGCGGCAGCCAGCGATTGGTTCCGCCGAAGGCCTGCACCCCGACCTGGTCACCCTGCCGCAGCGCCACGTAGGACAGCAGCAGCATCGCATTCAGACAGTGGTCGAACTGCGGCAGCTCGCCGTCCATCGCCCGCATCCGGCGGCCGGTGTCGGTCAGGAAAATCACGACCTGGTTCCGCTGCTCCTGGAACTCGCGGCTGATCAGCGTCACCCGCCGCGAGGTCGCCTTCCAGTCGATCTGCGACATCGGGTCGCCCTCGCGATACTCCCGGAGCTGATGGAAATCGCGGCTGCTGCCGGCGAAGGCCTTCCGTACGATACCCATCTGCTCCTGGCGGGCCTGCATCGCCAGCAGCGCGAACTTCAGCACCGGCTCATAGTCGGGATAGACCTTCACCTCCTCCGCCACGCCGGCGGGATGGCGCATCCGCCAGAAGCTCATCAACGAGGTCCGTCGTACATGGACCTTTCCGAATGACGCCATGCCACGCTGGATGATGCGCACCGGATGGGTCACCCGGGCCTTGCCGCCCGCAGCGATGGCACCGGTCCAGGGCATCGTCTCCGCCTGCGAGCCCAGCGGGATGCCGTCGAAAACTTCCACCACCGCCGGAAAGCGGCCCGGATTGCGAATGTCGAGCCGCACGTCCGCCGCCTCACCGACCGCGAAGCGACCGGGCAAGCGCCGCGCGACCTCCACCTGCGCCAACCTCCGCAAGACGACACCATCCACCAGCGCGACCACCGCAAGCACCGCCCCGGCAATCCACCACGGTGTGACCAGCTCGCGCCACACCGAGGCCGCAAGCCCGAAGAGGGCCCACGCCACCACGATTCCCAGCGCTCTGGCGGTCGGGCTCATGTTAGAGAAAACGAACAGTCATCTTCCATCTGCAATCCTCCATCTCCGATCACTGCCGCGGTGCTGGTACTGAATCGACGATCGCCTTCAATACTTCGTCCATCGACTGCCCGCCCATCGCCACTTCCGGCGCGAGTTGGACGCGGTGCCGAAGCACCGGCAGCGAGGCCGCCTTGATATCGTCCGGGATCACGAAGTGACGTCCATGCATCACCGCGATGGCCTTGCCGATGCGCACCAGCGCGATCGCGCCGCGGGTGCCCGCGCCGAGCCACACCGTCTTCGCTTCGCGCGTCGCTTGGACGATCGCCACCGCGTAGTCGACCACCTCGCGCACCACTTGCACCGCGGCGACCGCAGCTTGCGCGCGCACGACATCTTCGGGCGTGGCCACCACTTGCAGCTCGGCGGTGGAGGAGTCGCCCGGTGCTTCGGATGCCGCACGGGCAACGATGTCCGACTCGGCATCGCGTGCCGGGTAGTCGATCAGGATCTTCATCAGGAAGCGGTCGAGCTGGGCTTCCGGCAGCGGGTAGGTGCCCTCGTGCTCCACCGGGTTCTGCGTGGCCAGCGTCATGAACGGCGGCGACAGCTTCAGCGTCTCGCCATCGATCGTCACCTGCCGCTCCTGCATCACTTCCAGCAGCGCCGCCTGGGTCTTGGCCGGAGCGCGGTTGATTTCGTCGGCGAGCAACAGGTTGCAAAAGATCGGACCGCGACGGAGCTGGAAGGTCTGGCTCTTCATGTCAAAGAGCCGGAAGCCCGTCACATCCGACGGCATCAGGTCCGGCGTGAACTGGATACGGCCGAAGCTCCCGCCAAAGGCCCGCGCCAGCGCGATCACCAGCATCGTTTTCCCAAGGCCCGGCTTGCCTTCTAACAAGATGTGCCCGCCCGCCAACAGACCGGCGAGCACCTGGCTGACCACCTCGCGCTGGCCGAGCACGGCGTGCTCCACCTGCGCCCGCAGACGTGCGACCAGGGCGGAGGCATC
This genomic interval from Luteolibacter arcticus contains the following:
- a CDS encoding tetratricopeptide repeat protein, with the protein product MAEVFPSAPQAPGLPELLATVLKWRDTPTPLSEEEFNQAIQELGTVVQALDKSTEALARSTRAMGLIVLGNLHRDHGLLDHAQPFYHLALENPGDLDDGTPRGKNELANAHTNRGISTLSAGVKEELPEALADFDRAIELRKEIPGDTTEENVRWGLAASLMNRGDVLHRLGERNEEARATYDEAIALLEQMDWQTNAGVLQRLALAWANRGLVAESHDDARRCFERCIELLPEPQNPAQLLTLCNALLNRGRHSLGVAGDTESSAADARQVLELTTPHERDHPAPAELSLQGRHLLAHSLVTWLDSSKKGPGLAEDWIGDTTDTVEEALSVLRHWEQQGFTGLRPLAGELFALGLHVYRVCQPHFFAEFLIESMDPEVSPGAPFNDPMFQATAARALHTVVNEVAQRAASSTLEPAQVEKQKKILNSLRAADQRLAALQQMMTPKEEAPAEV
- a CDS encoding esterase/lipase family protein → MNLTRLAAISAIVFLCQCGTPSAPKCHAVPRASRGAPAVFIEQARQGWRGMAAADTAAEREQARLGYNDAVAKLFDQLHCGSGSIHEKATAMGTTIDESRTLGAGIRLQDLDAILPASRVSTKNVGQRHTEAGLGVPVVGWKKTAEEGEPRWEFEPPTGVPLNLTAVLRFSNNESPEWSFRYPGKAKMEAVGSRPMKLAADWSAPSALYWQMSDLDDFDLEKVFLPSRFSEETELYVASPYDPKRIPLIMVHGLNSSPGAFKMLYNELNREPWFRENYQVWFFSYPTGTNWTYNAAKFRFAMKLADRYARKQGPVDRWEKMVVIGHSMGGVITQASLKKPGNRIYNAFEDRPLEQLTSNEKTRAAVKSMTMYDPVDTPDRVIFMAAPHRGSPLADRFFSTWMRKLIRLPKTMTVDLVDFTLNDFASVMTKGETSSKGWFTSIGSLSPSYPPYAALDGVPFRNGVKIHSVIGDRGKGDTPDSSDGIVPYWSSHLDKVESECIVPANHSVQNCLEAAVETKRILKKHLEQGAR
- a CDS encoding superinfection immunity protein, with protein sequence MDSRPAPIPEEAYEPHYPRRRRTLREDHALPIWGRWIIGLALAVVASAVTFYYFGEEAIVRSLPSVLQWLGFVIVILAAIVVYFLPAIIAWNYRIRRSGAILALNFLLGWTFIGWAGAFVWAIAEVESQ
- a CDS encoding DUF58 domain-containing protein, translated to MSPTARALGIVVAWALFGLAASVWRELVTPWWIAGAVLAVVALVDGVVLRRLAQVEVARRLPGRFAVGEAADVRLDIRNPGRFPAVVEVFDGIPLGSQAETMPWTGAIAAGGKARVTHPVRIIQRGMASFGKVHVRRTSLMSFWRMRHPAGVAEEVKVYPDYEPVLKFALLAMQARQEQMGIVRKAFAGSSRDFHQLREYREGDPMSQIDWKATSRRVTLISREFQEQRNQVVIFLTDTGRRMRAMDGELPQFDHCLNAMLLLSYVALRQGDQVGVQAFGGTNRWLPPVKGAHSMSVLLNHLFDYQTTPEPSDFAAAVENLLARQKRRALVVVMTNLRGEDSSELVPALRLLRSKHLVMLASLRERSVEDARTKRIDEFSDALRFAAAERYDAERAEVLATLQGFGILTLDVPAQQFPIALANRYLDIKAAGRL
- a CDS encoding AAA family ATPase, with product MTEEEAVAAMYAPPAPPPSADASALVARLRAQVEHAVLGQREVVSQVLAGLLAGGHILLEGKPGLGKTMLVIALARAFGGSFGRIQFTPDLMPSDVTGFRLFDMKSQTFQLRRGPIFCNLLLADEINRAPAKTQAALLEVMQERQVTIDGETLKLSPPFMTLATQNPVEHEGTYPLPEAQLDRFLMKILIDYPARDAESDIVARAASEAPGDSSTAELQVVATPEDVVRAQAAVAAVQVVREVVDYAVAIVQATREAKTVWLGAGTRGAIALVRIGKAIAVMHGRHFVIPDDIKAASLPVLRHRVQLAPEVAMGGQSMDEVLKAIVDSVPAPRQ